Part of the Eubacterium sp. 1001713B170207_170306_E7 genome, CTGGAGAATCCGCAGGACAGGCCTTTCCTTACTGGTCCGGGAATACCCGGCCCCTGGGGGAACCGCAGGATCGGCGTCCGGGAGGGACAACACGCTAATCATACGGGCCGCCACTTGCCGCTAAAGGCGTCAGAACCATGCGCGATGAAACACATTCTTCTTTTCGAGCTTGTACGTGTATGGCATCAATTCTTTCGATTGCTTGTTTTATTCAATGCGGAAATCGTCTTTGTTCTGCGCCAAATTTTGCGCCTATTCCATTATTCGCGGTTTTGCAAACGACTTATTTTAATAAAAACGCTGTTCAATAGAAAAAGAGTATCAAGGATATCAGAGGAAGGAGGCGTTATGGAGATTCATTCAAAAAACGGGCTTGTCTTTATGGTTCAGGTTGACCACCTGACAGGCGAATGTGTGGGCCAGGCCATCGACCGCCTTTACGGCGCGGGGGCCGCAAATGTCCAGGTGGTGTCCGCCATCACCAAAAAAAACAGGCCGTCCTACGTGTTTTTTATCGACTGCTGCCCCGCTTCCGGAGACGCGGTTGAGGCGGTCATTGCCGGAGAGCTGACCAGCGGCGGCTGGCATAAGCTCAGCACCGAGCACCGCTACCAGTATAACGACAAGCTGAAGCGCCCCGTGGTCATCGAGCACGGGGGAGAACGGCTAAGCTTCAGCGTGGAGGGCAAGCGGTTTGAGAGCGGCAGCCTGCGGCCGGAGCACGACAGTGTCATGGCGCTGCGGGAGGCTGTCTATGAAAAGTGGCAGAAGCCCGTCACCTACGACGCGGCCTACCACATTGCCTTTTCGGTCCTGCGGGACGAAGAAAACAGTGTACACCATCTTTAATTCAAGGATTTTCAGGAGGGAATATCATGAATGATGTAAAAAGCAGAGTGATCTCTGCGGTAGAAATGGCTTCGGTATCCAATATTTCAAATCTGACCAATGACCGGATCGAGGCGCTGGCCGGCGGCCACGGCATGGTCAATATGGCTATCCACACGGTGGCCAATGTGATCACCCGGGAGCTTTTAAAAGGGGAGCAGCTCTCCATCGAGTTTGCAGACGCCAGACGGCTGCCCGTGGACGATATTCTGGAAAAGGCCGTCAATGTGGCCAAGAAATCCGGCGCGGACGGGGCCAACGCGGCGCTGATCACGGCCTGTATCATGTATCTGGCTGGCTCTGCCGCCCAGGTGGGGATCCCGGCCGGCAACCGGAAGCTCGGCGCCACCGCGCGCATGCTGGCCGGTGTGGACCGCAGCGGCGTGGCCGCCATCCCCACTGCCAAAATGAACAATAAAATCTCGGCTTTCCCGGCTGTGCTGGCCATTAACAAGGCCATGCTGGAGGGGACGCTCTCCACACTGGACGGCCGTAATGTGCCCGTGAACGTGGGCGGCGGCCCGCTCTACGGCCACAGCGCCCTGGGCGAGGACTATGTCTGGCCTGAACTGGCCGTCAATGGCGCGCGCATCGGCACGCAGGCCATGCTGGACGCCATGGCAGGCGCGGTGATGGTTCCCCATCCCTTCACCGCTGCGGTGCTGGGCGCTGCCGCCATTCTGGAGATTATCCATCCCGACGCCGAGGTGCCTGAGGGCGAGGGCGTCTACGGACGGACAAGCTCCGCCTATCTGGTGGGCAAATCTGCGGCAGCCACCGCAGGCCTGCCGGAAGAACTCCATTTCAAGGTGACCGGCGAAGCAGTTGATACCGCCAAGCTGGTGGGCGACGTGGGCCTGATCCTCAAGGATATCGGCGCGCCGTCGGTTATCGGCATGATGGCCTTTGACGAAATCTTCTCCTGCTTCCAGGAAGGCATTGCCGGCTTTTCCGGCGGTCCGGTCAACGCGCCGCTGGGCCATGTGGGCGCCTACGCGGTTATCGGCATGAAGGCCCTGATCAAAAATAGCGGCGACGCAGCCAAAACCGGACAGGAAATCGTGGCCGAACGCAGCGCCTGCTCCCTCGATCCCGAGGTGGCCCAGCTGAGCATCAACACGGTCTGCCGCAAGGCGAACGAGCTCTGGCGCGGACCAGTGACCGATATGCTCATCGACGCCACCGAGCCGGCACGGGCCTGGGCGATCCACCGCCGGGCAGCGTACGCTTACGGGCAGCTTGAGGCCGGTACCAGCCTGGAAGCCATCGTGTCTAAATTTGACGACGACCGCATCGCGGAGGTCGAAAAGAACGCGGGTGTTCTGCTCTCTGGCATGGTGGGCGAGGCCGTGACCGTCAAGGTGCGCCGGATTGAGCCCGCGGCCCGGAGAACCTCCAAGCTGGCCCGGAAATACTGGTCCTTTGACCCGTTGGTGGACCTCACGGTGACCGTGGGCGAAAACGTGGCGGAAATGGACGGCTTTGTCCATGACATTATCCCCAAGGTGGTCAGGGGCGAACGGAACGATGTGGCCTGGGCAGTGCCTCTGGGCGCAGCCGTGATGGATGAGCTGGCCCTGTGCGCCTGTAGTATCCTCAACGTGACCGTGCCTGCGGCGGTGGCGGCAGCCATGAAGAAATACACGCCGGACGAAGCCGGTGACATCGTGGAAAAGGCCGCGCACCTTACCCGCGCCATTCCAGGCGGCAAGTTCGCCGCGCAGAAGGTGGCCGCGCTGGCCTTAAGCATTGTGGAGTACCAGGCATAGCCGGAGCAGGATGTCCTTTTGAAAAATGAATGCCGGCCGGCGAATCCCGATTCCAGTGGTTCGCGGGCTTTACCGGTATCTGGCACCAAAATCCAAAAACCTGACAGACATTGTCAGGTTTTTTTGGTATAATAGTAAAAGAGTGCCAAATGGCGCGGGAGGGAGGAACCAATGTGTGAAGCATACATCAATTTAACTGTCGAAAATCTGGACGACCAGCACCTGTGCTGCGCCATTTCGGATAAAAAGCACCAGTGCGGGGTGGCGGCCAAAAAGCAGTGGCTGCGGGAGCGGCTGCCCGAGGGCCATGTTTTCAGAAAGCTGGACGCCCAGGGCAAGGTCTTTATCGAGTACGCCCCGCTGGAAACCGCCTGGGTGCCCGTGGAGGGGGAGCGTTATCTCTACATTTACTGCCTGTGGGTATCGGGCTCCTTTAAGGGCAAAGGCCACGGCAGGGCACTGCTGGATTACTGTATCCAGGACGCCAGAAGCCAGGGCTGTTCGGGGGTGTGCATCATGAGCGCGAAGAAGAAAAAGCCCTACCTGTCCGACAAAAAGTTTCTGGAGCGCCAGGGCTTTGAGGTGGCGGACCGTGTGGGCGACTATGAGCTCATGGCCCTGTCCTTTGATGGCACGCTGCCGCGCTTTGCGGAGAACGCAAGGCGGCAGGAGGCGGACAGCCCGGAGCTGACCATCTATTACAGCCTGCAGTGCCCCTTTATTCCCAACTGCATCGAGCAGGTCCGGGACTACTGCGAGGATAATGACATTCCGCTGGAGCTGGTGGCAGTGGACACCCTGGAAAAGGCCAAAACCCTTCCGGCTGTCTTTAACAACTGGGCGGTTTTTTATAAAGGCCAGTACGCGGGCGTGCAGCTGCTCAATACGGGCGCGCTCAAAAAACTGCTGAACCGGTAAACACGAAAAGGAGAAAAAAGAAATGGCAAAAGCAACAAAAGAAATCCGCTTTCTCTGCGGGGCTGAGACCCTCTGGGGGATTGTGGTCAACAATGAGAACAGCGCGTGGCGCAGCGACCTGAGCAGAATCGAGATTCTGGACGGGCGGCGGTTTGTGGAGTACACGAAGGACGGCTATCCCACCACCTTTACCATCACGGCCTTTGAGCCCAACAGGCGGTACGCCTTCGAGATGGAAAACACCAACATGAAGGGGCAGTGGATGGGCACCTTCAGCGAAGAAGACGGCCAGACCGTCTTTACCTTTACCGAGGAGGCCGCCCCCAAAAAGTTTTTCATGCGGCCTTTTATGGGCTCGTACCTGAAAAAACAGCAGGACCTGTACGTAGCCGACCTGGCCCGGGAGCTGGGCCGCCAGACCAAAGAGGAAGAAGCCAATTAAGCGGCCAGCCGCTGCCCCGGGAAGGGACAGCGGCTTTTTTACGCCCTGCCCCGGGCCTGCCATACCGGGCGGGGCTCGGGCACCGTCACCAGCTGGCTTCGATCAAAGCCCAGCCGGACGAGCTGTTCCACGGCGAACTGAACCTTGCCGGACAGCAGGGCTTCCAGTTCAGCGGCCAGGCCCTGGGCGTCGCGGCCTGAGAGGCAGGCGGTCAGGGTGTCGAGGCATGGTCCGAAGCGGTTGTCCAGGGGCTCCCGGCCGCCGTACAGGCTGCGCAGCGGGCAGCCCCAGAGCAGGAGACTGTCCAGCTCCCGGTAAACGCCCTGCAGGATCGGGCTGGGAACGTGTTGGGCGATGAAGGACAGGCAGACATAGGGCGCCAGCTCCGGCCGCCCCAGAGAGCGCACCTGCTCGAGCTGGGCGGACCATTCCCGGACGCCGCCGTCGTCCAGCGCGTCCAGTGTCATCCGGGCCGCCGGGCCGCAGGAAAAGGCCAGCAGCTGCAGAGCCTGGGTGAACTCCACCAGGCGTTTGCGCACCGCCGGGTTTGAGAAATCGCAGTTTTGGGCGCTCTCCTCCAGAGGCAGCACCTGTGTGCCCACGCCGTTGATCGAGCGTGTGACGCCCACGCCGCACAGCAGGCTCAGAGTACGGCGCACGGTGCTCAGCGACACGCCATGGGTCTCTGCCAGACGGCCCTGCGAGGGCAGAAAGCTGCCGGGCGCGCATTCTCCGCGGCAGATCTGGCTGAGCAGCGACCGGGCCAGCGTGTAGCACACCTGGGAGGTTTTCTGGTAGGCGCTCCAGCAGAAAACCTCCGGCTCTGGCCCGGGCCGGGCTGTGATTCGGTCTGCGCAGAACTGGTCCAGCGAAGCGCTCAGGCGGTTCTGGAAAGCGGCGAGGGCGCGCCACAGTCCGGCCCAGTCCTTCTGGCGGCAGAGGGCGATGATCTCAAGGAAAGGGTTTTCCTGCCGGTTAAAGGAATCGACAATCTCCGGCACGCTCAGAAAAGGGGCGTGGAAAAACATATAGCTCCGCCACACAAGGCGCAGGAGTAGATCGTTTTGAAGGGTGGCGTAGATCTGCTGCAGCTGGTGGATGATCTTGAAGGGCGGCGGGACCTCGCACTGCCGGGCAGAGGCCTCCAGGCTGTCCAGCCGCTCAGGCGTGGCCTGCCTGAGGGCGCACCACTGGGCGTGGAGAAACAGCGCGGGCATGACGTGGCCCAGGTCGCTCATGGCAGCGGCGCGTTGGGCGAACAATTCCTGAACCGCGGCCTCGGAGGCCTGCGCGTCATAGTGGGCGCAGACCACCGCGCCCAGCTTTTGGGACAGGGTAATGACACCCTCGCGCCTGAGGCGGTTGTAGGCAGGGCGGATTGTATCCAGTGAGACTGAAAACCATTTGGCGGCCTCCTCAATGGTGGGCAGGCGCTCGCCGCAGGCAAAGGTGCCGAACTGTATCTGTGTTAAAAGGACGCGGTAGACAACCTGCCGCAGATCCATGTTATTTTCCATGTGTTTCCTCCTTTTCCCCAGCCCTTTGGGCCGTGGCGGCTGACTGGTTCCAGTATAGCACTGATCGCCGGGAAAGCCAATGTTTTTAAAGAAACGAAGAATCAGCATTGTTATTTTTTGTTTTTCCTGATATACTGATAATAAAAATGGTATATGAACAAGGCTGATGGCCGCCACCGGAAAAGGCGCGCTGCCGGCAGGGAGGTAGAGTAATAATGAAAAAAAGTGTCCGGATAAAGGCCAGGGAAAGCAGCGGACCGGCGGCAGCGGTAAAGCGGGGAACACCCCTGCTGATTGTATGGATTCTGTTGGCGGTGGCGGTTTTAGCCCTGCTGACCATTTTGTTTTACCGATCTCTGGAGCGGGAGATTTACCGGGAGCGCGCGGCTTATCTCAAGGAGATCTCCGAACAGATCACCACCACCACGGACACCATCTCCACAGCCCAGTGGGACCTGGCGGCCATTTTTTCCACCCAGCTTCAGAGCATGCCGCTGGCCTCCTTCGAGGGGCTTACTGGCTTTTTGGGCCAGGAGGAGCACGCTTTCTCCCAGGAGGAGGAGGGGCTCTCCCTGCTGGTCTTTGACGACCAGGGGCATTACTATAACAGCGCGGGGCGGCAGGAGGCCCTGCCCGGTGAGCTGACCGCCCAGACCGGCGCGGGCTCAGACCGGCAGGTGGTCATCACCACCCTGCAGTCCACACCCAGCACCACCGACGAGATGGTGTTTGTGCTGCGTCTGGCCCGGCCCGTGGTGGTAGGCGGCAGCGGCGTCACCCTCACCCACGTGGCAGTGGCCCGGGACATGGCTTTGTTCGACCAGACCTTTCAGGTGCCGGTGTTTTCGGGACAGGGCGAAAACTACATTGTTCGCGCCGACGGCGCCCGGGTCTACCACGGCCAGGAGGCCAGCGGGGCGATGGACAACAGCCGCAATGTGCTTGCGCCTTTAAGGGACTACCGGTTTCTCTACGGCAGCTCCTACAGTGCCCTGCAGGACGCCGTGGCCGCGGGTGAGAGCTACAGCCTGGTGTTTGCCGACGCGGCCGGAAAGCGGTACTATGCCACCAGCGCGCCGCTGAACAGCAATGGCTGGGTCCTGCTGAGCTTTGTGCCCGAGGACGTGGTGAGCGCCGATATGCAGCAGTTTATGAGAAAAACGCTGCTGGGCATGGGCACCATTGCAGCTGTGGCCATCGCCAGCGTGTCCATTGTCATGTATATGGGGGTGCGGTGCCGGGCCAGCCAGAAGTTCATGCGCCAGCAGGAGCAGAGTAATCTTCTGCTGGAGCAGGCTGTCAGAACCGCCGAGGAGGCCAGCCAGGCCAAAACCGTTTTTCTTTCCCACATGTCTCACGATATCCGCACGCCCATCAACGGCATCATGGGCATGACGGACATTGCCAGGCGCAATATGCAGGATCCGGCCCGGGTGTCCGACTGCCTGGGCAAGATCGCGGCCTCCACGCAGCATCTGCTGCGGCTGGTCAACAACGTGCTGGACATGTCCCGCATCGAGAGCGGCAAAATTGAGCTCGAGGACGAGGTGTTTCATTTGAAGGATGTGCTGGAGGGCTGCTGCAGCGTGGTTTCCGGACAGTGCTTTGAAAAGAAGCTCCGTCTGGAAAAAAAGTTTACCGACATCCACAGCCCCTACCTGCGCGGGGACGCCCTGCACCTGCGCCAGATCATCATCAACCTGCTCAGCAACGCCATCAAGTTCACGCCCGAGGGCGGCGTGATCGTCTTTACCGCCCGGCAGATGGCCAGGCACAACGGGACCGTGGGGCTGTACCTGGCCATCCGTGACAACGGCATCGGCATGAGCGAGGCTTTCCAGAAGAAAATCTTCGAGCCCTTTGCCCAGGAGGACGGCAAGGCCCGCAGCCAGTACCATGGCACCGGGCTCGGCATGTCCATTGTCCGGCAGCTGGTGGATCTGATGGACGGGGAGATCGAGGTCCAGAGCGCCCAGGGCCATGGCAGCACCTTTACCGTCAGCCTCAGGCTGCCTGTCGGCGAAGCGCCCGAGACAAAGGAGGCCGAGCCGGAGGAAACAAATTGCAGCGGCCTGGACCAGGTGCGGATTCTGCTGGTGGAGGACAATGCCCTGAACCTGGAGATCGCCCAATATATCCTGGAGGAGTGCGGCGCCGTGGTGACTTCGGCCGGCAACGGCAGGGAGGCCCTGGATCTTTTCAGGCAGCAGCCCGAAAACAGCTTTGACGTGATTCTGATGGACATTATGATGCCGGTCATGGACGGCCTGGAGGCCACCCGCTGTATCCGCAGATGCGATAAGGGCGACGCGGCCAGTATTCCCATTGTGGCCATGACCGCCAACGCCTACGCCCGGGACCGGCGGGCCGTGATGGAGGCCGGCATGGACCACTACCTGTCCAAGCCCATCCAGCGGGAGAAGCTCATCGCCCTGCTGGAAACACTGACCAAGGGCCCGACACAGGCGGTCCGCACACCCGACGTCCCCCAGACTTGAAATAAAGGCAAAAAACACCTATAATAGATTTATCCTATTGAAGAACGAGAGGAGATCGGTTATGTGGATCGAGCTGTTTGCCAATTTTCTGACCTTTTTCGGCCCGCTTTTTCTGCGGTACTATCCGTTCCGCAGCCGGCTGCGCGTGCCCGCCTGGGTGATCGGCCTGTTTGTGGCCCTGGTGTGGGGCGGGGTGGTGGCCGCGCTTCTGGTCTTTGGCTACTCGGGCCCGCGCACCGTGTGGCTTTACCGCGGCATTACCTTTGTCATCTTTTTTATCTCATCCTGCTTTTTTATAAGGGACCGGTTCGTCAAGCATTTCTTTGTGTACCTGATCTGCTATACCTTTATGGCCGTGTGCATCGGCATCGCCCAGTTTGTCATGGTGCGCACCGGCGGAGGCTATCCGGCCATGATCATGGCCACCCTGGTCTTTGATCTGGTCACCTATCCCTTTATCTTTCTGTTTTTCCGCCGGGTGCTGGAGCCGGTGATGGACATCGACAACACCCGGATCTGGAACATCATCTGGGTGCCGCCGCTGCTGTCCTGCTTTCTGATTTCCGTGGCCACGCCCGGCATGCTGGACGCCCAGAGCGTGAGTTATGTGGCCATCCGTACCCTGCTGGGCATCAGCAGCCTTGCCACCTGTTCCATACTGGTCATTGCGCTGGGCCACGTGAGGGAGCAGGCCCGCAGAGAGGCCGAGCTGACCCGGGAGCGGGAGGTGTCCGCCATGAAGCAGAACTTTCTGCACGACCTCTCCCACGAGCTCCAGGTGCCTGTGACCGTGGTGTCCGGCTTTGCCCAGCTCACCGGGGAGATGATGGACGATCCCGACATCGACCGGGCCGCCGTGCGGGATAACATGCGCCGGGTGGACAGCGAGGCCGGGCGCATGGAACGCCTGGTGCGCCAGCTGCTGGACGCCGCGGCGATGGAAAACGGCAGCTTTACCCTGAACCGGCAGGCCGTGGACCTGGTCCCGGTGCTGGAGAACGCCGCCAAAGTGCACTTTCCCGTGCTGGACGGCGGCGGCAACACCCTGCGCCTGAGCCTGCCCCAGGACCTGCCGCCAGTGGACGGCGACCGGGAGCGGCTGCTGCAGGTAGTGCTGAACCTGCTGACCAACGCGGCCAAGCACACCCGGAACGGCCAGATCACCCTGTCCGCCCAGGAGCGGCACGGACAGGTGGAGGTGGCCGTGGCCGACACCGGCGAGGGCATAAGCCCCGAGGCCATGTCAAGGCTCTTTAAACGTTACGCCAAGGGCGGCGGGCCCGACAGCCACGGCCTGGGCCTGTACATCGCCGACCAGATCGTCAAAGCCCACGGCGGCCAGATCGCTGTGGTGAGCGCGCCGGGGAAGGGAACCACTGTGCGCCTGACACTGCCTGTCATGGAGAGGAGAGGATAAAATGACCGACAAACATTCACACACTGTACTCATGGTTGAGGACAACGAACACGTGCTGGCCCTTAACCAGTCCGTGCTGCAGCGCAAGGGCTACCGGGTGCTCACCGCCCGGAGCCTGGCCGAAGCCCACAGTCTGCTGGCCCGGAAGCCCCAGGTGGACGCGGCCGTGCTGGACATCCGGCTGCCCGATGGCGATGGCCTGGCCTTTATCCCCGAGCTGCGCAGGGCCACTCCGGCTCCGGTGCTCATGCTGACCAGCAGCCAGGACTACGAGAGCATGGTCCGGGGCCTGACCGGCGGGGCCGACGACTATATGACCAAGCCCTACCGCATTGACGAGCTGCTGGCCCGCATCGACGCCATGATCATCCGGCGGTCGGCGGCCCTGTCCGCCACCGAGGTAGTGCGGGGCCCCCTGGTGCTGGACACCGTGGCCCAGCGGGGGTTTCTCTTTGAACAGGACATGCTGCTCCAGCCCAGAGAGTTCGCCCTGCTGCTGTTTCTGATCCGCAGCGGGGAGCAGAGCGTGTCCGCGGACGCGCTGTACGAGGCCGTCTGGAAGCTGCCCCCTGCCGGCAGCGGCGGCGCCGTCAAGACCACAGTCTCCCGCCTGCGCAGCAAGCTGCGGGGCAGCGGCTATACCATCACCGCAGTCCGCGGCCAGGGCTACCAGTTCGGGCCCGAGGAATAAACCAGCCAAAGGTTACAAATTGGTAACCTTTGCAGTTTCGGGGCGTGGATTATAGTATAATGAACACAGGTGCAGGCGTGTCCCAAAAACAGGAAGCTGAAATCCGGCTTTCTTTTTTTATTGGTGCGCCGCCGTCAGTCACAATAAGCACAACAGGGAGAAACAGCATGGAAAAATCAAAAGCAAAAAATGGACTCATCATCGTTTTGGCGCTGCTGCTGCTGGCCGCCATCGGCTTTATCGCCTGGCGCTTCGCGGGCGGCAGGGAGCCGGGCATGGAACCAGGCGTGGTGGCTCTCACACCCACGCCCGAGGGACAGCAGGCCCCAGACGGCATCCAGGTGCCGGGCTACCCTTTGCTCACAGCCAGCAGCAGCACCGGGGTGCTGGCCGTTCAGTTTGAGAACCCCGAGGGCAACCCCTGCACCTTCCAGATCGATCTGGTGCTCGAGGACACCGGGGAGACCATCTACCAGTCCGGCCTCTTTAAGCCGGGCACCGGCATCCGGAACCCAAAGCTGGATAAGGTGCCCGCGCCCGGCAGCTACAACGCCACCATTGTCTACAACACAAAGGGTCTGGAGGATGACAGCCCCATGAACGGCGCGGCAGTCAAAACCCAGCTCATCGTTGAGTGACCGGATTTGCCGCACCGCGGCGGAAAGGAAACGTTATGAAACGCAGAAAATTCACAGCCGTCCTGCTCCTTGGCGTGCTGCTGGCCGCGGCCGGCGGCAGCGTGTGCCGGGCGGAGAGCCCGGACCGCAGCGTTCCGGTCTCGGTCAATTTTATCCCGAAAGCCACCTACCGCGTGGTCATACCCGAGCGGGCCAGCCTGAGCTACGACGGCCGCCTGGAGTACGAACTGGGCGATATCCTGGCCGACCAAATCGTTCTGCCCGAGGGCAGGGCCCTGCAGGTCAGCATTGTGCAGCCGGCCCTGCGCCTGTACCGGGAAGGCACAGCCGGGCCCGGCAGCACCCTGAGCTACCAGGCCGCCCTGGCGCCCGCCGGACAGACCGCGCGCACCCGCCAGACCCTGCTGACAGCCGGCGAGCCCTGCGGCCTGTACGCCGCCTTTGACAGCGCGGCCGCCCGCCAGGCCGGAGCGGGAAAATACGTGAGCCGCCAGGCAAAGGATACCCTGCGCCTGAGCTTTGAACTTGTGGAGGTACCGTGATGAAAAAACTGAGCCTGCTCCTGGCCGTCACCCTGTGGCTGGGCCTGTCCGCCCCGGTGGTCTGCGCCCAGGACGCCGCCACCTACGGCAGCGACCTGACCGTCGGTGTGTCCCAGGAGCTCATCGACGCCGACCGGGCCGCCCGGGACGGAAAGAACCCTCCCTCCGGGCAGAAGGGCCAGAACCCGCCCACCGGCATGGCCGGCATGGTCTGGGGGGCCGCTGGCGCCCTGGCGCTGGGGACCGGAGCCGTGGCCCTGCATATGAGCAGCAAGAACAGAAAGCGAGGCAGAAATTGAAAATGAAAATAAAAACAAAGCACATCACCGCCGCCCTGCTCCTGGCCGCCCTGCTGGCCGCCCCGGTCCGGCCCGTTCTGGCCGGGGACAGTCAACAACAGGTAAGCATACCCGTGCCCAGTGCAGGGCTCAAAGTGAATTATATAACGCGCAGTTATACCATAACCATACCTGCAC contains:
- a CDS encoding SRPBCC family protein, producing the protein MAKATKEIRFLCGAETLWGIVVNNENSAWRSDLSRIEILDGRRFVEYTKDGYPTTFTITAFEPNRRYAFEMENTNMKGQWMGTFSEEDGQTVFTFTEEAAPKKFFMRPFMGSYLKKQQDLYVADLARELGRQTKEEEAN
- a CDS encoding GntR family transcriptional regulator codes for the protein MENNMDLRQVVYRVLLTQIQFGTFACGERLPTIEEAAKWFSVSLDTIRPAYNRLRREGVITLSQKLGAVVCAHYDAQASEAAVQELFAQRAAAMSDLGHVMPALFLHAQWCALRQATPERLDSLEASARQCEVPPPFKIIHQLQQIYATLQNDLLLRLVWRSYMFFHAPFLSVPEIVDSFNRQENPFLEIIALCRQKDWAGLWRALAAFQNRLSASLDQFCADRITARPGPEPEVFCWSAYQKTSQVCYTLARSLLSQICRGECAPGSFLPSQGRLAETHGVSLSTVRRTLSLLCGVGVTRSINGVGTQVLPLEESAQNCDFSNPAVRKRLVEFTQALQLLAFSCGPAARMTLDALDDGGVREWSAQLEQVRSLGRPELAPYVCLSFIAQHVPSPILQGVYRELDSLLLWGCPLRSLYGGREPLDNRFGPCLDTLTACLSGRDAQGLAAELEALLSGKVQFAVEQLVRLGFDRSQLVTVPEPRPVWQARGRA
- a CDS encoding GNAT family N-acetyltransferase, whose amino-acid sequence is MCEAYINLTVENLDDQHLCCAISDKKHQCGVAAKKQWLRERLPEGHVFRKLDAQGKVFIEYAPLETAWVPVEGERYLYIYCLWVSGSFKGKGHGRALLDYCIQDARSQGCSGVCIMSAKKKKPYLSDKKFLERQGFEVADRVGDYELMALSFDGTLPRFAENARRQEADSPELTIYYSLQCPFIPNCIEQVRDYCEDNDIPLELVAVDTLEKAKTLPAVFNNWAVFYKGQYAGVQLLNTGALKKLLNR
- a CDS encoding HAMP domain-containing sensor histidine kinase; amino-acid sequence: MWIELFANFLTFFGPLFLRYYPFRSRLRVPAWVIGLFVALVWGGVVAALLVFGYSGPRTVWLYRGITFVIFFISSCFFIRDRFVKHFFVYLICYTFMAVCIGIAQFVMVRTGGGYPAMIMATLVFDLVTYPFIFLFFRRVLEPVMDIDNTRIWNIIWVPPLLSCFLISVATPGMLDAQSVSYVAIRTLLGISSLATCSILVIALGHVREQARREAELTREREVSAMKQNFLHDLSHELQVPVTVVSGFAQLTGEMMDDPDIDRAAVRDNMRRVDSEAGRMERLVRQLLDAAAMENGSFTLNRQAVDLVPVLENAAKVHFPVLDGGGNTLRLSLPQDLPPVDGDRERLLQVVLNLLTNAAKHTRNGQITLSAQERHGQVEVAVADTGEGISPEAMSRLFKRYAKGGGPDSHGLGLYIADQIVKAHGGQIAVVSAPGKGTTVRLTLPVMERRG
- a CDS encoding ATP-binding protein translates to MKKSVRIKARESSGPAAAVKRGTPLLIVWILLAVAVLALLTILFYRSLEREIYRERAAYLKEISEQITTTTDTISTAQWDLAAIFSTQLQSMPLASFEGLTGFLGQEEHAFSQEEEGLSLLVFDDQGHYYNSAGRQEALPGELTAQTGAGSDRQVVITTLQSTPSTTDEMVFVLRLARPVVVGGSGVTLTHVAVARDMALFDQTFQVPVFSGQGENYIVRADGARVYHGQEASGAMDNSRNVLAPLRDYRFLYGSSYSALQDAVAAGESYSLVFADAAGKRYYATSAPLNSNGWVLLSFVPEDVVSADMQQFMRKTLLGMGTIAAVAIASVSIVMYMGVRCRASQKFMRQQEQSNLLLEQAVRTAEEASQAKTVFLSHMSHDIRTPINGIMGMTDIARRNMQDPARVSDCLGKIAASTQHLLRLVNNVLDMSRIESGKIELEDEVFHLKDVLEGCCSVVSGQCFEKKLRLEKKFTDIHSPYLRGDALHLRQIIINLLSNAIKFTPEGGVIVFTARQMARHNGTVGLYLAIRDNGIGMSEAFQKKIFEPFAQEDGKARSQYHGTGLGMSIVRQLVDLMDGEIEVQSAQGHGSTFTVSLRLPVGEAPETKEAEPEETNCSGLDQVRILLVEDNALNLEIAQYILEECGAVVTSAGNGREALDLFRQQPENSFDVILMDIMMPVMDGLEATRCIRRCDKGDAASIPIVAMTANAYARDRRAVMEAGMDHYLSKPIQREKLIALLETLTKGPTQAVRTPDVPQT
- a CDS encoding response regulator transcription factor, with amino-acid sequence MTDKHSHTVLMVEDNEHVLALNQSVLQRKGYRVLTARSLAEAHSLLARKPQVDAAVLDIRLPDGDGLAFIPELRRATPAPVLMLTSSQDYESMVRGLTGGADDYMTKPYRIDELLARIDAMIIRRSAALSATEVVRGPLVLDTVAQRGFLFEQDMLLQPREFALLLFLIRSGEQSVSADALYEAVWKLPPAGSGGAVKTTVSRLRSKLRGSGYTITAVRGQGYQFGPEE
- the larC gene encoding nickel insertion protein, with amino-acid sequence MEIHSKNGLVFMVQVDHLTGECVGQAIDRLYGAGAANVQVVSAITKKNRPSYVFFIDCCPASGDAVEAVIAGELTSGGWHKLSTEHRYQYNDKLKRPVVIEHGGERLSFSVEGKRFESGSLRPEHDSVMALREAVYEKWQKPVTYDAAYHIAFSVLRDEENSVHHL